ACTAactctcctctttttttttctaattactTTCTTAATAGAATGTGACAATCTAGGTCCAGCTGTGCAGTTAATTAAGAACATGTTGTTTTCTtagtaaatcatatatagACGAAAGACAAAGACCAACGcctcaaaaaaagaaaaacaaagactaacactaaaataaaacaaagaccaaaactttcctttttatgtttatacaATAAACTAGCCAATATTAGAATTAGCCTAACTGATAAACAACTTTTTAAGTtggaatacaaaaaaaaaaacaaaaaatatatagaaagccaaagaagaaaaaaaaacgacaatatatagattaaaaaaagtttgcaatttttttCCACAAAAGGAATTCTTATTTTCTACAGCACTTCCTTGatgcaaaatttataaatatcttagtcttttttttttttaccttttcttcttGACCATAGAGGAAATTAacgaaaattttaatttgtaaaatgtaaaCTCAAGTacgacaaagaaaaaaaaatgtaaactcaAGCCATCATAAggtgaattttttaaaaatgtctacaaaaaaaaaaaggtgaatttatatttttttttatcaatagcATGCATTAAACCATAATCAGAGCTGCTAACTAATGAGGATTGTTTTAATAAGACAAACAGTTGTATAAGAAACCGATTCATTTGGATATATAGATGATTAAACAATcggattattattattgttttttaaagtagACAAAACTTGATCCCTGCATTAGCCTCACTACTTCGTGGCTATTTGTGTACATTTACAGCTGTTTAATTTAGTTGATATATGATCATAATAGTCAACCAAtatgaataattttttgtgtACTTATCACATAGTTGAGAACTGTTATACGTTACATTAACTTCTCCCGTTAATTTCGAGAATCTATCCGACTCTCCCTCACAAATGTCTCCCACAACTTTATCACATCCGCCATGACTTGGACTATAGTAAAGTATGTGGTGTGGAAAAAGCAAGAATGAATGACAACGTCTCTATAAGGACTCTACTTATATAACACCTAAAGATATAATAACAGCAAAGTGATCTTGATAgactccaaaaccaaaacgaGAACagaattttatcattttcattttcatcaacacaaaagaaaaaaaagaaaacaaaaataaaatttaacaccAAAAGATTAAACCCTAAGAAACGTGTATTCGACGAAAGCCCTGAAACACATAAGATGCGCTGATCACAATGTCTTGGCTACCTTCAATTGAGACGTCCAAGGCCAAGACCTTTTCCCATACAATTAAGAGTGCAATACCATTTGTATCCACGTATCATCTTGAATGCCCAAGCCTGTGCACAATGAAGATTACATTCAGAGCAAATCAGCCGAGAGTTACCATCATTGTGAACAATTTCAacttcatcaccatcatcacctATTTCGAATATATGGCCGGGCTTCATGTACATATCTTTTCCAAGTAAACAATCGATATGTAAAGTGATCATACAAGAGTCACATGTATAAAACCAGTCATCTGCATTTAATTCTGATTCACATATCTCACACCAATATTGACCACTTGTTGTATCTTTTTCGTCACCGTAGCAAAGTGTGAGTAGATGCCTATCGTGCTTGTAGTAGGCCTCACAAGGAAAACTAGCACATGTCATACCCAAAAAGGAGTCGTCGCACTTAATACATTCTACTGCATAGGATGAACAAAGGCCCGGCCCATGTGAGCTGAGCATACGTGCCTTGGTCAAGTCGGTTCGTGGTCTACACCCAATGCAATAACCATGGGTcaagttgaagaagagatcatgTGGATGACAGCCATGAATTAAAGGATCTGGAAGGGAAGCGCATCTGACGTCTATTTGAAACTCACAATATTCCTCACCGCATTTGTACACGAAACCACAACTTAATCGGTAGCAAGCTTTACATTTGAATATGTCTTTGGCAGCAACTGTATTAAAATCGAACCTGGAGATCCCACCAATCGGGAAGGGGTGGAGGGTAAGTGGGTGTTTATGTATTGGGAGGTATTTTTTGCGAGGAAGAGAAGCACATGCTTCGTCGAGTACAAAATCACACTCCATACAACCATAAAATCTCCGAGAGATTATAATTGGAATCGTGCATGCAACACAATACTTGTCTTTCTCGCaaatggttttcttttcttggagCTTCAGATAATGTTCATGACTGAAATGATGAATTGTCTCCACATCAATCCTCACAAATGGCTCGATATCTTCATCAGGTTCTTCAGGCACTCCTTCAAGATCTTCTCCATCCCACACGTCATTCCTCGTTGCACAATGCGAATGGACAGCATAATGACATCCCTTAATACAAGAATATTGCCCATAGTTAACGTCGACGGTTTTGCGACAAACTCCGCAAGAGAAGTCACCAGGTTGAAGGGACAAAGTGAAAGAGAGTCGGTGTGTGTGTCGGGTGATCTGAATGACACGAGGTAGATAGATACATTTTATGTGGACTGTGTGGCTGCAAGGGAGACACGTGTAAAGGAGAGTGCTGCGTGTGCTTAGAGACAAGCCACAAGCATCACATGACATAGGGAGTCGTGTACAGAAGAGGGTGAGCGTGTGCTCATGACTTTTCATGTGTGAGATAGTGAGAAGTGGTAGCATCATCGAGCAGGGCAAGTTGAGATTGAACTTGCAGATAGAACAATGATAATATGTCTTGTCCAAAGGTTTGTTACAACATCGGCAGCTCCTGTGATTTCCATCGGATAAAGAGGCATCAACATTAACATCAGCATCAGCATCACCATCAATATCAACGCTGCCATAcgcatcatcatcaccatcaatATCAACGCtgccatcaccatcaccatcaccatcaccatcacgatcatcatcatcactatcatcatcatctgttgATCCTTCTGAACCGGAGGAGCCATCCCACCAACCGTTGCGTGTGTTTGAAGAGATGAGGGTGAGAGGGTGAGAGGAATGAAAAGGGTGTCTTAGATTCGGCGGAAAGAGGTGACAACCTCTGTGGAACTCTAAATTGCAAGTTGCACAGTAGTAATAGTACTTTCTGCACGTTAAATTCTTGCCTTTGCATGTAAAGCAGATAGAAAGTGGAGAAGGCCGTCGTCGTCTGCAAAGATTGTGGGGCTGAGCCGGATCAGACACACGACATGGGGGTTTAGTTCTAGAATACACCATATGTGTTTCTTTGGAATGAATGAAGAAGCAAATGAGAGAGAATGTAAGTAATGTAAAAGGTTTTCAACTCATATATCGTTCTGGTCTCGCATTTGTCCTTTTAAAAGATCTGCCCAGAGAGTTAAAAGACCAGTTCCAATATAAAGTCAACTACTCAAGATtcttgttctctctctcttaatccAGCTGGATCTGAGAGAAGACAAAACTAGTTCAGGCTTCCAGGTAAACTAAGCACGATTATATGAATCCTACGTAATTGAAGGGACTTTAGAAATTAGGCaagattaattaaaaacttaaaatctaattttcaaaaaaatatgaattttggGGCCTATTTCTaaagaaatgtaaatgttGGGGACCTTTTTgtagtaagaaaaaaagacccTAGAGGCCTAGACACATGTTTCATCTCGCTCGCCCAGAGACTAACATAAATAccaaataaatcatatatatgaaagaagtCTAACTCTCTCCCACAACATGACACCTCAGCAATCCAGCAGTTGACACATCAGcacatattttcatatatttacaaaaaaatcattaaaagtaattaaacGTAATTTGctcaaacttttatataatgAATCAATTAATGACATTTCAGTTTTACCTCTTTCGTCTCCTTCCAAATTCCAATTCATCCCCTTCGTCTTCTTTTTCGGAATCTTACTCGCCAATCTTTCCAACTTCACATTTTGTTATCTATTTAACTCaaatttgtaataattttttaaaattcaccTACATGATTAGATTGAAGATACAGAGACATGGTTAATAAAgtcatgttatatttttagtttaagaaatatattttctaaaatttcaccgTCTCACAATctaaacatataacaaaaaaatagggatatataaattttaaaaaaaaactgagaatctaggataacaataaaaaacaactcaAGCACATTCGTTTTTCAGATGAACTAATATAGTTggacttttcaaaaacaattacaaatcatatttatgttttaaaaccGATGCattcaactttattttatatgaacagacattatataaaataatttgtaaatagtaaTACATAAACCCGCACGTAGTGCGGGTACTCATctagtatattttaaaagtacgTATATTCCATAAAATGGCGCAATACAAAAATCTATGCCATTCATAAAAGGTACTATATTCCCTAATATACGAGACCACGACAAACAATTTTACCAATGTTTGGAGATCTCCGTTGAACTTACCTCCAATAATCAAGTCTCTGTAACATAAATCCTAGATTTAATTTAGAAGCACTAAAAATTTTGGTCACTCGTTAgatcaaatttcaaaaggCTTCTAAATTCTAATCATAGGTTTGACTTTTAATTTGAGTTTAGAGTTGTTTTGGTATTAGGCGAAACGTATCAACAAATGGCCCAGATGTAAGTTGCCCATATGCTAATTATAAGAAATTGATCATGTCCTTGACTATATTACAGAGTTTTGAGCCGTACAAGTTGGgcttaatatataatttcttaaaacccAAGAACGTGTGAGCATCTATTTATGCGCGTACTCAgcgaaaaacaaaagaacactTGTGAGaatctattttctttattatgtGGATGCttgtacttttattttatcccCTTGAGTCATGAATGTAAGAGTGTTGGGTGACTCTTAAATCTTTAGATATTACTTAACCATCTCATATCAATgacataaataaatacatgacAACATGTCaacatgtaaaataaaaaagatttcatTCACTAGATTCAGAAAACCGTTTCTTTGTCCTTCAAAGGATCTAACTGTTCTTCCTTGCAGAGTAAGCACAGTAAGCCGCCACTCCAGCAAATGCAGCAGCAGTCACTATAATTtaacaacacaacacaacccAATTTGGTTAATTCGATTGACATTGTTTAAATTGGagataaaaacaatgaaaagatttcagaaaacaaacctGAAGCAATAACAGCCGAGTTGTTATGATCCTTTAGTGTTGTAACTACGCAGTTCGTATCAAATCTCTTTCGATGCCGCTCTATATCTGAAGCCtgcattatatataaataacgaATGATTCATTTATACCAAAACTATATAGATATTAATTAAGTAAATGAATTATTTACCGAAAGTTTTCCAACAATCATATGAGCTTTgtagaaaatatctttaacatcatcatcatcaccccAAGCATCTTCAAATTTGGAGATCAAATCTTCAGTCACAAGCTCAACTCCACGTTCTTTAGCTTTCATTGCGGGCTGCCACGATCTCAAGAAACCGATAAACCCTTTAAGCGATAGCTTATGAGGAATGTCAAGCATTATAGGCTTCCCTTCTGATCCCATCCCTATACTTTCAAACGGAAACGGCAACGTTTTATAACCGTCGAAAGCAAGATTCATTACAGGAGTTCTAAACGGGAACGTGGAGTCCACAAGACGTTTCATGATGGAATCAACTTCAGGAGAGATGATTATGTCGTTGTAGACAAAAACTGCGATTAATCCTCCTTCTTTGCGAAGAACACGTTTTGCTACGTTGTAGAATGGTGCGAGATCGAAGTAGTGAACGGC
This sequence is a window from Arabidopsis thaliana chromosome 1 sequence. Protein-coding genes within it:
- a CDS encoding Cysteine/Histidine-rich C1 domain family protein (Cysteine/Histidine-rich C1 domain family protein; FUNCTIONS IN: zinc ion binding; CONTAINS InterPro DOMAIN/s: Zinc finger, RING-type (InterPro:IPR001841), DC1 (InterPro:IPR004146), Zinc finger, PHD-type (InterPro:IPR001965), C1-like (InterPro:IPR011424); BEST Arabidopsis thaliana protein match is: Cysteine/Histidine-rich C1 domain family protein (TAIR:AT1G55420.1); Has 43347 Blast hits to 2039 proteins in 253 species: Archae - 3; Bacteria - 39564; Metazoa - 1002; Fungi - 333; Plants - 1460; Viruses - 54; Other Eukaryotes - 931 (source: NCBI BLink).) — its product is MVYSRTKPPCRVSDPAQPHNLCRRRRPSPLSICFTCKGKNLTCRKYYYYCATCNLEFHRGCHLFPPNLRHPFHSSHPLTLISSNTRNGWWDGSSGSEGSTDDDDSDDDDRDGDGDGDGDGSVDIDGDDDAYGSVDIDGDADADVNVDASLSDGNHRSCRCCNKPLDKTYYHCSICKFNLNLPCSMMLPLLTISHMKSHEHTLTLFCTRLPMSCDACGLSLSTRSTLLYTCLPCSHTVHIKCIYLPRVIQITRHTHRLSFTLSLQPGDFSCGVCRKTVDVNYGQYSCIKGCHYAVHSHCATRNDVWDGEDLEGVPEEPDEDIEPFVRIDVETIHHFSHEHYLKLQEKKTICEKDKYCVACTIPIIISRRFYGCMECDFVLDEACASLPRKKYLPIHKHPLTLHPFPIGGISRFDFNTVAAKDIFKCKACYRLSCGFVYKCGEEYCEFQIDVRCASLPDPLIHGCHPHDLFFNLTHGYCIGCRPRTDLTKARMLSSHGPGLCSSYAVECIKCDDSFLGMTCASFPCEAYYKHDRHLLTLCYGDEKDTTSGQYWCEICESELNADDWFYTCDSCMITLHIDCLLGKDMYMKPGHIFEIGDDGDEVEIVHNDGNSRLICSECNLHCAQAWAFKMIRGYKWYCTLNCMGKGLGLGRLN
- a CDS encoding S-adenosyl-L-methionine-dependent methyltransferases superfamily protein (S-adenosyl-L-methionine-dependent methyltransferases superfamily protein; FUNCTIONS IN: methyltransferase activity; EXPRESSED IN: 20 plant structures; EXPRESSED DURING: 13 growth stages; CONTAINS InterPro DOMAIN/s: Methyltransferase type 11 (InterPro:IPR013216); BEST Arabidopsis thaliana protein match is: S-adenosyl-L-methionine-dependent methyltransferases superfamily protein (TAIR:AT3G54150.1).), whose product is MAALSDKLADAYQNARPRYPIDWFTKLAARTGQHKSAWDVGTGNGQAAIGVSFFHLVPKLAEYFEKVTATDINEAQLKRAVKHERISYHHTPTTMSEDQMVALVGGDNSVDLIVAAQAVHYFDLAPFYNVAKRVLRKEGGLIAVFVYNDIIISPEVDSIMKRLVDSTFPFRTPVMNLAFDGYKTLPFPFESIGMGSEGKPIMLDIPHKLSLKGFIGFLRSWQPAMKAKERGVELVTEDLISKFEDAWGDDDDVKDIFYKAHMIVGKLSASDIERHRKRFDTNCVVTTLKDHNNSAVIASVTAAAFAGVAAYCAYSARKNS
- a CDS encoding S-adenosyl-L-methionine-dependent methyltransferases superfamily protein (S-adenosyl-L-methionine-dependent methyltransferases superfamily protein; FUNCTIONS IN: methyltransferase activity; INVOLVED IN: response to salt stress; EXPRESSED IN: 20 plant structures; EXPRESSED DURING: 13 growth stages; CONTAINS InterPro DOMAIN/s: Methyltransferase type 11 (InterPro:IPR013216); BEST Arabidopsis thaliana protein match is: S-adenosyl-L-methionine-dependent methyltransferases superfamily protein (TAIR:AT3G54150.1); Has 1000 Blast hits to 995 proteins in 384 species: Archae - 6; Bacteria - 568; Metazoa - 69; Fungi - 129; Plants - 164; Viruses - 0; Other Eukaryotes - 64 (source: NCBI BLink).); this encodes MAALSDKLADAYQNARPRYPIDWFTKLAARTGQHKSAWDVGTGNGQAAIGLAEYFEKVTATDINEAQLKRAVKHERISYHHTPTTMSEDQMVALVGGDNSVDLIVAAQAVHYFDLAPFYNVAKRVLRKEGGLIAVFVYNDIIISPEVDSIMKRLVDSTFPFRTPVMNLAFDGYKTLPFPFESIGMGSEGKPIMLDIPHKLSLKGFIGFLRSWQPAMKAKERGVELVTEDLISKFEDAWGDDDDVKDIFYKAHMIVGKLSASDIERHRKRFDTNCVVTTLKDHNNSAVIASVTAAAFAGVAAYCAYSARKNS